The sequence GTCCATCTCAGGCGGCTGGTCGGCGAGCAGCTCCGCCATGGTGGCCGTCTGCTCGTCGTTCGCGGCCATCTCCGCAAGCGCCGCGCGCACGGCCTGCTTGCGTTCCACCATCGAGCGGAACGTCACGTAGTGCGGCAGCTTCAGGTGTTCGAGGAAGCCGGACGAGTCGAGCCCGTCGGTGGTCAGCAGGATCGACTGCTGCAGCGCCGACCGGCCACCGTCGCGCCACGCGGAGATGTCCAGGTTGGCCATGGCGATCGCCTTGCGTTCGTTGTGGCCGAGGCAGAAGCCGTAGCCGACGTCGAACTTCGTACGGTCCTCGTCCAGGCCGTCGAGGTCCTCGATCGCCTCGGTCTCGGTCGCCCGCACGGTGCCGATGTCGACCGGCTCACCGGTGTGCGGGTGCGTCACCCGCACCGGCAGGTAGCCGTGCCGCACCTCGCCGAGCGTCACCTCGTGGATGTAGCCGTCCGGGCCGAGGATGTTGCGGTACCACAGGTTCATCAGCGCACCGGTCTCCGCGCGCGCCATGGTGGCCAGCCACGCCGAGCGCGGCGCACCCGGCTTCGCGGGCTTCCTCGTGATGTCGTACGGCTGCGGGTCGTCGGGCAGCCGCCGGTCGACGGCGAGGTCCATCGACCGCAGTACGTCGAGCAGCCGCACCGGCTTGCGCAGCTCCCCGCCGCCGTCGTCGTCGCCCTCGGGCAGCGGCTCGTGCGCCAGCCGCGTCGCCTCGGCCTTGGCGTCCGCCTCCGGCGTGCGGTCGACCAGCCGGCCGGTGTAGTCGAGCGTGCGGCCGAGCAGCTGTGGTCCGGGTGGTGTGCGGTACGCGGGCACGATCCGGCGCAGCACGGTCATCTCGTTCGCGTGCACGGGCTCGCTGTACGCCAGCCGGGGCAGCGTCGACCGGTACGAGCGCACCAGCTGCGCGGCCTCGATCACGTCGCCCTCGGCCTGCCGGAACGCACGCGCCGCGAGTTCCGGCGCCCACAGCCCGCCCTCGCCCTGCACCCGGTCGACGGCCAGCCGCAGCCGCCCGGTCACCTGGTCGAGGCCCAGCCACGGGCCGTCGGCCGTGAGCCGCGACCGCTTGGTCAGTCGCTCGGCGGCGAGGATCGCCTCCAGCCCGCCACGGGCTCCCGCGTATCCCATCAGTTCTCCCTCGCTACTCGGACCTCGGTACCGCGCGGTATCGACGCCACGGTTCCGTCGGCGGCCACCAGATGGGCGTCGACGCCGGCGGGGAACTCGGTGTTCGCCTCGGCCAGTGCCCGCACCACCGCGGGATCGAGCCCGCGGACGCACAGCTGCCGAACGCCTGGCACGCCAGGGCCGCGCAGCGTCAGCTCCGTACCCGCGTCGCCCCCGATTGCCTCGACCGCCGCGACCAGACGCGCTGCGCTCTCCGGCGCCTCCGCTGTGCCGCGGCACAGCGACCGCACCTCGCCCGCGTCGACGGGGCGCAGCGCGACGACCAGACCGGCGTCGGCGAGTGCCGCGCGGCGCGCACCTGTGACCGCGAAGACGGCGTCCGCCCAGTCGTCGTCGGTGAGCACGGTCATGGTCACCTCGACGTCGGCGAGCGTCACGGCAGGCAACAGCGCCGGCGGCACCCCGGCAGGTACGGCGATCGTCGCCGGCACGCCAGGGTTGGCGAGGGTGTGCAGCAGCGCGTCGAACACCCGCTGCGCGGCGAGCGGGTCGAGCCGCGCCGCGCGGGCCTTGCGACCCAGGCTGGTCAGCTCGGTGACGGCCATCAGTCGAGCTCCTCGAACTTCACCTCGGTCGGCGCGATCGACGCCCACTCCGTTCGCGCGGCACGCGCCTCCCGCTCGGCCACCCGCAGGCACAGCGCGTCGACCGGCTCCCGTGCAGTGCCCTCGGCGGCCGCGTCGAGCAACGCCGCGGCGAGCGCGGCGCGCTTGTCGTCACCCATCCGCATGCACCAGCCGCGTTCGCCGGCGAGCTCCACCTCCACCTGGGTGACGAGCATCTCGCCGACGTAGAACCGTTCCTCCGCAACGGGTTCACGCAGCTGCAGCATGACCATGCCGACGTCCGGCCCGGACAGCACGACCGGCTGCTCGGCGATGGCGGCGAGCACTTCCTCGGCCACCGGGTCGAGCTCCTCGCGGGTGGCACGGGCGAGCAGCTCGGCGCGCCGCTGCCGCATCAGGTCCTGACTGGCGACTGTCACTGCCGTTCCTCCTCGATCTGGAAGACCTTGCGGATCACCTGCGGATGCGCCCAGCTGGACGCGTACTCACCGAGCTGCGTAGTGCCCTCGATGCGGTTGAGGCTCTCCGCGTACCAGCAGGGCCGGGGCGCCTCGTCGCCGAGCAGGCTGGCGACCGTCGTGTCAGGCACGTCGAGCGTCACCTGGTGTCGCCACCTGCGCAGCGTGATGCCGTAGACCTCCTGCAGCAGCGCATGCACCGACACGTCGTCGTCGAGGTGCTCCTCGATGTCGGGCAGCTGCTTGCCGGACATCCGCATGGTCGCGACGTTCGCGGGCACGCCGTCGACGAGCGACACCCGGTGGATCTCCACGATGTCACCGCCGTCGGCGATCTCCTGCTCGTACGTGCTGCCGCGGTCGGGCGCACGCCGGACGACGCCGAGCAGCCGGCTGCCCGGTGCGCCGCCTGCGGCCGCGACCGTAGCGGAGAAGCTCGGCGGCAGGTTCTTGTCGATGACGTAGTCGATCCGCCGCCGCACGAACGTGCCCGCGCCGCGCACTCGCCGTACGAGGTAACGCAGCTCCAGCTCCTGCAGCGCCGCCCGTGCGGTGATCCTGCTGACGCCGTGCGCCGCCACCAGGTCGTGCTCCGACGGCACCTTCGTGCCCGCCGGTGCGGTCTTCAGCTCGACGGCGAGCAGGTCGGCCAGCTCCAAGTAGGTCGGACGAGTTGTCATGACAACCATGCTGAGCCGGTTCGGTGAACACGGCCCGGCACCGGAGATGGCGCCGAGATGAACACCCGTCGGCCTTACGACAGCGCGGCGCGGAGCCGGTCGGAGACCAGCTGGATGGCGAGGATCACGACGAACAGCGCAGCGATGATCGCGCCCACCAGGTCGTACTCGAGCAACGAGAACGCCCGCGACATGGTGTAGCCGAGCGCGCCGACGCCGATGATGCCGAGGATCGGGATCGCCCGCACCA is a genomic window of Streptosporangiales bacterium containing:
- a CDS encoding phosphonate metabolism protein PhnI; its protein translation is MGYAGARGGLEAILAAERLTKRSRLTADGPWLGLDQVTGRLRLAVDRVQGEGGLWAPELAARAFRQAEGDVIEAAQLVRSYRSTLPRLAYSEPVHANEMTVLRRIVPAYRTPPGPQLLGRTLDYTGRLVDRTPEADAKAEATRLAHEPLPEGDDDGGGELRKPVRLLDVLRSMDLAVDRRLPDDPQPYDITRKPAKPGAPRSAWLATMARAETGALMNLWYRNILGPDGYIHEVTLGEVRHGYLPVRVTHPHTGEPVDIGTVRATETEAIEDLDGLDEDRTKFDVGYGFCLGHNERKAIAMANLDISAWRDGGRSALQQSILLTTDGLDSSGFLEHLKLPHYVTFRSMVERKQAVRAALAEMAANDEQTATMAELLADQPPEMDCVSSISADREPAR
- a CDS encoding UTRA domain-containing protein — encoded protein: MVVMTTRPTYLELADLLAVELKTAPAGTKVPSEHDLVAAHGVSRITARAALQELELRYLVRRVRGAGTFVRRRIDYVIDKNLPPSFSATVAAAGGAPGSRLLGVVRRAPDRGSTYEQEIADGGDIVEIHRVSLVDGVPANVATMRMSGKQLPDIEEHLDDDVSVHALLQEVYGITLRRWRHQVTLDVPDTTVASLLGDEAPRPCWYAESLNRIEGTTQLGEYASSWAHPQVIRKVFQIEEERQ
- the phnH gene encoding phosphonate C-P lyase system protein PhnH, with amino-acid sequence MAVTELTSLGRKARAARLDPLAAQRVFDALLHTLANPGVPATIAVPAGVPPALLPAVTLADVEVTMTVLTDDDWADAVFAVTGARRAALADAGLVVALRPVDAGEVRSLCRGTAEAPESAARLVAAVEAIGGDAGTELTLRGPGVPGVRQLCVRGLDPAVVRALAEANTEFPAGVDAHLVAADGTVASIPRGTEVRVAREN
- the phnG gene encoding phosphonate C-P lyase system protein PhnG → MRQRRAELLARATREELDPVAEEVLAAIAEQPVVLSGPDVGMVMLQLREPVAEERFYVGEMLVTQVEVELAGERGWCMRMGDDKRAALAAALLDAAAEGTAREPVDALCLRVAEREARAARTEWASIAPTEVKFEELD